A window of Xenopus laevis strain J_2021 chromosome 1L, Xenopus_laevis_v10.1, whole genome shotgun sequence genomic DNA:
tttttgttttgtttttaaaagtggGGAAATACCCTCCccctttcaaaaagaaaaaaaaaaggctcagcTTGCACCTATTCGGTCTCTTTCCACCTATATAGTTTGCAAAGcttaaaggggggaaaaaaggaacATGTTTAATTTCCATTTGCCTCCCACCAGCAGGAGGAGACATCCCTTAGGTCCATTAAGCGTCCTGGAGTGAGGACCCCAAATGTAAAGCTTCTATCTGCTGTAAAGGTGAGAGAACAGTACAGGAGAGGGCCACATAATAAGGGAGCAGTATGCAGTTGATCCAGTCCTTCAGTACCAGGGCTCAGGAATTGTTGGCAGAATTATTTTCATCAGTAGGGGAGGTGGAGGAAGAAGATGAGGTTGAAGAGGAGGAGAAAGTCATTTCCGACAGTCCAGGGGGATTTGTTGCTGTGTTCTGGCCACTAAGACTTTTTcggcaaacaggacatgtatcatGCTAAAGGGAAAGCATGGAAACAGGACACACAACAATGTCAGACAATCAATATGGCATTATCCAAACTACCAAGAACATAACAGCAAAATTACAGTTTTCTCTAGTAAAAAGTACCCTCCTTCCAACATCAATTGCTAATGTGGTTCAAACTATTGTGGCGCAGTCATTGGGgctaacattatggggcagattaaccaagggttgaattgaaaattctaattttttttaatggtcaaaactatcaaattcgagttgggagcTATCCACATtcgattagagtttaaaaaaaaatcaaattcgatttttgagatttaccatggccatttaagaattctaatacgactattcgccacctaaaacctgccaaattactgtctaagtcaatgggagagttccagggatgaagatgtttgcagccttcctgacattcaagttttttctctgaaaaatatctccaaattctaattagattaaaattttcgggtcgtttcaattcgtcagagtttaaaaaattcgattttaataaatttcaactagttgaattttgaatttatgagagttttaaaaaactcacatgaattcgaatttgtctatatgtattttgtggtcacagcctcattgcacccccgcctaatggttttaaaaattagtggtgagcacaacttttccttttttgttatacaggagcagtgaccagctccatgttgtagcccccacccttcccaactatagtcaggtgatcccactggtgtctaataaaaggacagccaagtttgggagttttgcagtatgcacaaaatgtcttaaagaaattggttggattagcttgttaagccttgaacgtTATAGGCAGGTGTgcccaatcatgagaaaaggtatttaaggtggccaggtgacagcatgggatcctcaaagcaactctcaaaagatctgaaaacaaagattgttcagtatcatggtttaggggaaggctacaaaaagctatctcagaggtttatactgtcagtttcaactgtaaggaatgtaatcaggaaatggaaggccacaggcacagttgcagtaaaacccaggtctggcaggcaaagaaaaatacatgGCGTATAGGTGGAaaatgtggaggattgtgagaatggttatgGACAAGGCAAAGATCACCTccagacctgcaagaacatcttgttgcagatggtgtatctgttctACAATTCcgctcaatttgcacaaagaacatctgtatggtaGGGTGATGacaaagaagccctttctgcactcatgtcACAAAGagagtcacttgtatgcaaaagctcatttagacaaaccacagtcattttggaacaaagtgctttggactgatgggACAAagatttagttatttggtcagaacaaaaagcactttgcatggcggaagaagaacaccgcatttcaagaaaaacttctgctacctactgtcaaatttgttggaagttccatcatgctgtggggctgtgtggctagtccagggactggggcccttgttaaaagttgagggtcggatgaattcaacccaatatcaacaaattcttcaggataatgttcaagcatcagtcacaaagttgaagttacacaggggttggatatatCAACCCCAGACAGCACTATTAACCATATATGTGAGACAagaatgcattaaaggggttgtttaccttcagaCGCCTAgttttttcagatagttcaccagaaaaaaagactttttccaattactttcgattttctatgtatgaccgtttttctaatattgaagcgtaaagtgtaatttttcaccttctaaagcagctctcatgggggggggggattgccgaccctgttaactgttctaaatggatacatttagttgatacatttctttatctttggccctgctgagcagaatccctaaatttcattacaggcagctgttagaattgatacaatagttgctaatactccagagatgctgctgagaaatggaccaactaaatgttgcaaaaaaaaaaaaaacagtttagagtctgcacctgaattactgagctgccagactcaaacaccagagacagggacattaaacttaggttttgaaacaaaaaaaaagaaaggttaaaaattaaatgaaagtaatggggaaaaatctgaaaacaactgaactgaaaaaagtgtttggaaggtgaataacccctttaataataataatacatgtttgTATTAGTCTGTAATTTTCAGCTCTATTTCACGGTTTCTGCATGTTTCTCATCAGCTAGGTTATAGTGCTGCGGAATATGTTTGGGGTTTTTCAAAACTAAAGAATTATTATTCCAAAGGGAGAAAACAAACATACCTCTTACTTGAATAAGCCTGGCACCATCCATTACAAACATCTCTACCACAGAATCTATTATTACCCCATGGCCATAAGATAGTTAATACTCTGGATTCTTACAAACGCCAAGCATGTGAatgaaaatagtaataaaaaaattatgaagttAGTAATGTCAACACACTGACCTGTTCTAACCAAGGGATGATGCAGTCATTGTGAAATAAGTGATTGCAAGGAAGCTGCCGCACACATTCACCAACTGTGTAATCCTCTTTACACACGGGACACTCCAGACCAGAACCTAGTTGCAAAGAatgcaaagatttaaaaaaataaataaataaatcataggCAAGAAGACATAGGTCAGGtactctgtacagagaaataagcTTTATCTACAAGATTATCTGCAGCTATACTATGATATGCAAAGAGACATTTATTTACATAGGAGAATGCacactgcaaccaatcagcaattggttGCAACAATCTGTCACCTACAcgatagaaaacaaaagcaaagatctgattggttgcaatgggtaacACCACTGGTGatttttgtctccaatgttaaaaaatatgcccctaaatgtatgtgaGCCAACACGCTTCCACAGTGACTaggaaatataattattaatcCCTAAGCAGAAAATGACCAGACTAGCACTCCTATTAGGCACACCCTAAACTAGAGCTGAAGGCCTATTAGCAAAAGCAAATTCTGTCACTATCAACTATACTCCCTTAGAGCAATGTGGTATGGATTTGTACCGGAGCATGATCAACCAACAAGTGGCTTCATTAATCTCCTTTCCCAATGCACAAACATACTTAGCCTTGGGAtacatttgatttgtttttttggataaagCTCATGGTTGTCACTGTCTGTACAGGACGGCAGTAAGTAAGCTTCCCACTTACCCACATGCTCTTCTGTTATCTGGATGGTAGGAAGGGCTTGGATTTTCTCATTGTCCGCAGGGGGCGGGCCGGTGTTTTCAAACTGGTTAAGTAACTGAGGGTAGAAAGAAACCAAAGACAAAAATTTATGTTGTTGTGACTAAAAGTAGACAAAGGATAGACAAAAGGATAGAGTAATGaaactagtgatgcaccgaatccactattttggattcggccgaacctccgaatcctccgtgaaagattcggctgaataccgaaccaaatccgaatttgcatttgcaaattacgggtgggaaggggaaaaaaatgtacttccttgttttgtgccaaaaagtcaaatgatttcgctccccgcccctaatttgcatatgcaaattaggattcggttcggccaggcagaaggattcggccgaatcctgctgaaaaaggcagaatcctgggcgAATTCCGGTGCATGCATAAATGGAACATAGGTCATTATAACGCATGCACATAAAACTGCTGAAATCTAGGGACTTATTTAATGAGCAACTTCATTCTAAAATAAAAGTTTCAGAACTCACTATGGTATATAGGATACCCCGGTATTACATATGCTTGAACCAGTCTCATTTCTCcctttgtgtatatgtataaggACCGCTGaacatattatattttttggATAGCTGCATACAACATACAATGATAAAATTGGTTACCTGTGTGATTATTGTATCTAGGCCATTTGCACCCCATGCATAATCCATGGGGTTGGAATGCAGGACACCCCTGTTCAAGAATTGAAGGGGAAAGATTAGTTAAGAGCAGTAGATCACTCAATATAACAGGCAATTAGGTAGGAAATGGAATGCAAACATCTGTCCCTACTCTGTGCCTCTTTTCATTCCTATCATTGGGTATTGAGCAAAAGTCTCTTATATAGGAAGCGTTAACAGTGGTTTATAACGGACCTGCCGAACTTGATCGTCAATCAAGAGATAATTTAGGAAGCCCTACAACAAAATGAACCatcaatacataaatatattttttccagcaTTGTAACAGGGATAGTTGTGAACTGACATCTGGCTACTATTTGCACTGTACATTAAATGGGAGTTAAGATGgttacatgtatttaaaaaatcttgtcCAGAgactataatgaaatataatctaTAGAAAAAGAGCTTTTTGGTTTTGTCTTAAAGTAGAAAACCCACTCATGTGTATGAAAACAACCCGTAGGAATGACCTATACAATTGTCTCATTTAAAAATGCACTTAACAAGCTAAAATGTATAATGACGCTTTTAGACTGTCTCCTTGTTTTATGTAATCTCGGAGTGTCCAGGTATTGATGGGTTTTAAAAGTTAATTCTAAAATATGCGGAAGAGGTTCTTGCCCTTCCAAACATTCTCTACCTGAGTTTGTGTCTGCTGGGCATCTCTGGCAATATGCGCATTCACTCTTCTACTAGAGTTTGCTATCTGCAATTATTCTATATtaagcaaaacaaaatacaacCTGCTACAATAAAAGTCTATAGTTCCCccttcattaaatatttagaagAAATTATCCCATAACTATTTTCctagttaaaaaagcttacatctTACTAGGGTCTGTACTAAATTTAAGGCAGTATGGGACACCAGGCTTTTAACCCTTTTTGTTATCTTGAACAATGACTAACGCAGTTGGCCAGGAATTTACTGCATACGCAGCGGTCTCCTCCAATGAGAAGCCACTATACTTTTACTGTAGATCTACTCCCCTGCCATTCTTTTATAAAGTCTAATTTGGTAcatcaaacaaaaataaacacgTAGAGATTATGAATTTGTACAGTTGGGGGCGTGCAGAAGTAGCATGCGGGGCGTGCAGAAGTAGCAAGGAGAAATAGCATGCACGTGGGAAGATGTGGgcacaggtcctacaatggcccCATTTTCCATTTGCGGTCAAGTGCAGGTCAAAGTTAACGGGTTAGAGTTGGGTATATTTTGCGTTTTTACAGACCCGCACATCCACTACTTTACATAAATCAAAAAACCTGTAAACTCGGGAAACAAAATATGCACACATTCCACCCTTATTGCACGTTCCTGACAATGAATCTACCCAAATGTAACTaactgaattagggatgcaccggatccaggattcggttcgggattcggcctttttcagcaggatacggcTCAACCCtgctgcctggctgaactgaatccgaatcctaatttgcatatgcaaattagttgcggggagggaaattgcatgactttttgtcacaaaacaaggaagtaaaaaaatttccccttcccacccctagtttgcatatgcaaattaggatttggatcggtattcggccgaatctttcaagaaggattcgggggtttggctgaaaccaaaatagtggattcggtgcatccctaaactgaATGCAGTGCCCAAATGTCCATATTGCAGTAGACACAGACTTACCATGGACCCACCCCCAGGTTTGACATTGCTGTAGGTGCGATGATCCCATTCACTAACTGCTGAATgatcctgtaataataaaaaaaggatacATCTAGTGTATGGCCACGTCCGAAAAGTGAGAATATATGAGATGTCCCATAGGGAGCAACTACCGTAAAGTGCTTGTACCACATTGCTGCATTCTTATTGGAGTAAAGCAACACCAAAATAACACTTCTGCTTATCTGTAAgccaaaaagtaaaaacaaattgaagaattttttttttcacttacgggtacacgaagattcggggagatttagtcacctgacgacaaatcgcctcttcttcgggcaactaatctcccacgaaaagccttcccgccggctacaatctaaatcaccggcgggatggcacttggaatgcttcgttttccgaaggtcatgtaaaaatcaatggcagaggtcccttgaaccatttgaagatgttaacagcgttcatgatgttcgagtttttttttttttttgctgaaaacttgattaatttgagttttcgggttgttaacccccgAACTCGCCGATTGTTTTTCCTTAAagtagaaaccatttgagttgcgAGTTCAGTTGGgttcatttgaggtttaaaaaaagctcacatagctctaaaatttgacctttaataaataacctccttaaactAACTTAGCTAATTAAAGGGGAGGTAGTCAATGTAATACTCTGCTTCTGCTTAATAATAATCTAAATAATGcagcatttaaatgaaaaagaaaagacagTATGTATCTCcataacaaattaaaatttaggTCCCGTATATTATCTGGGATAAAAGGATTGTCCCCTTTTAAAAATGCCTCATTATTTGATGTTATCATAGAATATTTCTGGTACATGTCTGTATTAGAAAAGGAGGGCGAGTCCTTACAGTCATTCCGGCTGAGCACCACAGTTGAAAATCACTTACGCAACCTTCAATCCAGCTTTTATGTAGGCCTGCCTGGGCTACTTAATAAATAGCATGCCTGCCTTGTCTCCATTACTGTTTATGCTAAATATCAAAACTAGTATTAAAATATTTCTTCCCAGTCACACCGTAATAAATGATTTTACCATGTTTCTGAAACAGTACTGAtatttcattgtttatatttatcTGAAATAGGAATGAAAAACTAGGAGGCAAACGCTCAGCCTACTGCTAAGTAAATAACTTAGAGCTTCCTAAGCTGCACCACACAAGTTTATATTAGTTCATTGCCCTAGTTTTAGAT
This region includes:
- the rnf126.L gene encoding E3 ubiquitin-protein ligase RNF126-A, which codes for MAEALPKAGRYFCHSCTAEITPRLPEYTCPRCDSGFIEELPETSRNSENNSSNNSRTDQNRPSFENLESAQFTLPSGYGQVTFGIFNEGLDFPIFGTSGPVEETRDGESRREHQSRQRYGARQPRARLSTRRAAGRNEGVPTLEGIIQQLVNGIIAPTAMSNLGVGPWGVLHSNPMDYAWGANGLDTIITQLLNQFENTGPPPADNEKIQALPTIQITEEHVGSGLECPVCKEDYTVGECVRQLPCNHLFHNDCIIPWLEQHDTCPVCRKSLSGQNTATNPPGLSEMTFSSSSTSSSSSTSPTDENNSANNS
- the rnf126.L gene encoding E3 ubiquitin-protein ligase RNF126-A isoform X1, whose amino-acid sequence is MAEALPKAGRYFCHSCTAEITPRLPEYTCPRCDSGFIEELPETRNSENNSSNNSRTDQNRPSFENLESAQFTLPSGYGQVTFGIFNEGLDFPIFGTSGPVEETRDGESRREHQSRQRYGARQPRARLSTRRAAGRNEGVPTLEGIIQQLVNGIIAPTAMSNLGVGPWGVLHSNPMDYAWGANGLDTIITQLLNQFENTGPPPADNEKIQALPTIQITEEHVGSGLECPVCKEDYTVGECVRQLPCNHLFHNDCIIPWLEQHDTCPVCRKSLSGQNTATNPPGLSEMTFSSSSTSSSSSTSPTDENNSANNS